The sequence below is a genomic window from Halomonas halophila.
ACGCGACTGCAGGAACTCCTGCAGCCGGGTCTTGGGATCCTTCTGGGTGTCCTGCAGGTTGATGGCCTCCAGGCGCTCGGCGTACCAGGCCAGCACGCGGGCCCGGGCGGTTTCCATGCCGGCGTCCAGATAGATGGCACCGATCACCGCCTCGACCGCATCGGCGAGGATCGAGTCGCGGCGATGGCCGCCGCTCTTCATCTCGCCGGAGCCCAGCCGCAGGTGGCCACCGAACTCCATCTCACGGGCCAGCTCGGCCAGGGTCTGGCCCTTGACGAGGCGTGCACGCAGGCGCGACAGCTGTCCTTCCCGCGCCTGCGGGAAGCGCTGGAAGAGGTCCTCGGCGATGACGAAGTTGACGATGGAGTCGCCGAGGAACTCCAGGCGTTCGTTGTTGCGGCCGCCGTAGCTGCGGTGGGTCAGGGCCAGCTCGAGCAGGTCGGGCTGCGCGAAGTCATGGCCGATGCGGCGGCTGAATTGGGTCAGGGAATTGCTCACGAAGCTCCTGCTATGTCATGCAAGGAATGCCGCTCCCGGCATTCATTGGATACGGCGTACACTGGTAAAATTCGGCAGCCCGCCATTCCAGTGCATCCAGACGGCGAAGGCCTTGCCCACGATGTTCTGCTCCGGCACGAAGCCCCAGTAGCGGCTGTCGTTGGAGTGATCGCGGTTGTCCCCCATGGTGAAGTAGTGACCGGGGGGCACCGTGATCTCGCGCATCTGCGGGCCGGGATCGCGTGGATTATTGTAGATAGGGTGCGGCGCCTCGCCCAGCTGCTCTTCCAGCAGCCGTTCGCCGGGCGCCGACTCGGGGCCGTTCTCGAGCAGCGTCTTGGGCACCGGTTCGCCGTTGACGAACAGCTGCTTGCCCTCGTAGCGGATGCGGTCGCCCGGCAGGCCGACCACGCGCTTGATGAAGTCGACCGAGGGATCGTTGGGG
It includes:
- the rnc gene encoding ribonuclease III; the protein is MSNSLTQFSRRIGHDFAQPDLLELALTHRSYGGRNNERLEFLGDSIVNFVIAEDLFQRFPQAREGQLSRLRARLVKGQTLAELAREMEFGGHLRLGSGEMKSGGHRRDSILADAVEAVIGAIYLDAGMETARARVLAWYAERLEAINLQDTQKDPKTRLQEFLQSRQSALPRYEVISVEGEAHAQTFTVECHVEMLEEHTRGIGSSRRHAEQQAAEMALSRLEGHGGRS
- the lepB gene encoding signal peptidase I, with the protein product MDFTLLLTVAVLVTGAIWLLELIWWRPARRGRLTASVEAGTTEGADPAAREKALKEPWPVDYARSFFPVLLVVLVLRSFVVEPFQIPSGSMRPTLEVGDFILVNKFAYGLRLPVLDTKVVDVGEPERGDVMVFRFPNDPSVDFIKRVVGLPGDRIRYEGKQLFVNGEPVPKTLLENGPESAPGERLLEEQLGEAPHPIYNNPRDPGPQMREITVPPGHYFTMGDNRDHSNDSRYWGFVPEQNIVGKAFAVWMHWNGGLPNFTSVRRIQ